One window of Scheffersomyces stipitis CBS 6054 chromosome 1, whole genome shotgun sequence genomic DNA carries:
- a CDS encoding predicted protein — protein KKWLGPKSITGEYYRNKYYYPPQNHRPNYVVPDGKSVIEAGKPRGGPTSVAFGAEAPRRDPSLNPFPQNIYCKTNHMIPHELKEKICEDINENGLHIQEASNKYGISLERIEAILKLSTIEKEWSANSGESVCIN, from the coding sequence AAGAAATGGTTGGGCCCAAAGAGTATTACTGGCGAATACTACAGAAACAAGTACTACTATCCTCCACAGAACCATAGACCCAACTACGTAGTACCCGATGGAAAGTCTGTGATAGAGGCTGGAAAACCAAGAGGTGGTCCAACTTCTGTAGCTTTCGGAGCCGAGGCCCCAAGAAGAGACCCTTCTTTAAATCCATTTCCTCAGAATATCTACTGTAAGACAAACCATATGATTCCACACGAACTCAAGGAAAAGATCTGCGAGGATATTAACGAAAACGGCTTACATATCCAAGAAGCCTCGAACAAATACGGCATCAGTCTCGAGAGAATAGAGGCAATTCTCAAGTTGAGTACAATCGAAAAGGAATGGTCTGCCAATTCCGGCGAATCAGTATGTATAAATTAA
- a CDS encoding predicted protein — MYKMFPLYRPPLGADNLTEIPTPHKTLTQRFLTIAESEPFGPIDAANLLELPVASDTLSKLTEVQEQGDEAKVRLNKVIVGKQKEGERTAFKFTSSKAGSVGHRYGAARRDTKKDRAIGFDAEGRMVYL, encoded by the coding sequence ATGTACAAGATGTTTCCGCTCTATAGACCACCATTGGGCGCAGACAACTTGACAGAAATTCCTACTCCACACAAGACGTTGACCCAGCGTTTCTTGACGATTGCTGAATCCGAGCCATTTGGTCCCATCGATGCtgccaacttgttggagttgCCTGTTGCCAGTGACACTTTGAGCAAGTTGACTGAGGTCCAGGAACAGGGAGACGAAGCAAAGGTCAGGTTGAACAAGGTTATTGTAGGGAAACAGAAGGAAGGAGAGAGAACTGCATTCAAGTTCACGAGCTCCAAGGCTGGCTCTGTTGGCCACCGTTATGGTGCTGCCAGAAGAGACACCAAGAAGGACAGGGCCATTGGCTTTGATGCCGAGGGTCGTATGGTCTACCTCTAG